A stretch of Corallococcus macrosporus DNA encodes these proteins:
- a CDS encoding FAD-dependent oxidoreductase has translation MNDERQHKSLWTVTTLPRDFPSLPGDLDVDVAIIGGGIAGLTTAWLLKRAGKKVAVLEMHRVLSGQTGQTTAHLTELLDTPYTTLVKDFGEKGAHLAASSSRAAIEQIASLVESLSIECGFTRVPGFRYAETESELRELLHEVSAARQVGLLASFTKEVPLPFPVKGALRVEDQALFHPRQYLLALADRIPGDGCHLFENTKVLDIHDGTPCRVLTEKGTVTARAVVEATTTPLNRVAMHTKLYPYRTYAVAAPLEGPLEPGQYYDSRDPYHYIRTQQVDSVPYVIVGGEDHKVGGEEDTASCYAELEAYMRERFPVRRITHRWSGQVIEPADGLPYIGRNVGSRNVYVATGFSGTGMTFGTLAGMVLSDLILGNQNPYAALYEPGRVKPKAGAKDFIQENAEVAFRFVADRLSKPDGHQLADVAPGEGKILEVDGRKVAVYREEDGTPHAVSPVCTHLGCHVHWNNAERTWDCPCHGGRFSPTGRVLNGPAVKDLSSVKLPVK, from the coding sequence ATGAACGACGAGCGCCAGCACAAATCCCTCTGGACGGTGACGACGCTTCCCCGGGACTTCCCCTCCCTGCCAGGCGACCTGGACGTGGACGTGGCCATCATCGGCGGAGGCATCGCGGGCCTGACGACCGCCTGGCTGCTGAAGCGTGCCGGCAAGAAGGTGGCGGTGCTGGAGATGCACCGCGTCCTCTCCGGGCAGACGGGACAGACGACCGCGCACCTCACGGAGCTGCTGGACACCCCGTACACCACGCTCGTGAAGGACTTCGGAGAGAAGGGCGCCCACCTGGCCGCGTCCTCCAGCCGGGCCGCCATCGAACAGATTGCCTCGCTGGTGGAGTCGCTCTCCATCGAGTGCGGCTTCACCCGCGTGCCCGGCTTCCGCTACGCGGAGACGGAGTCCGAGCTGCGGGAGCTGCTGCATGAGGTCTCCGCCGCGCGGCAGGTGGGGCTCCTGGCGTCGTTCACCAAGGAGGTGCCGCTGCCGTTCCCCGTCAAGGGCGCGCTGCGCGTGGAGGATCAGGCGCTGTTCCACCCGCGCCAGTACCTGCTCGCGCTGGCGGACCGCATCCCGGGCGACGGCTGCCATCTCTTCGAGAACACCAAGGTCCTGGACATCCACGACGGCACGCCCTGCCGCGTCCTCACGGAGAAGGGCACCGTGACGGCCCGGGCCGTGGTGGAGGCCACCACCACGCCGCTCAACCGCGTGGCCATGCACACCAAGCTCTACCCGTACCGCACCTACGCGGTGGCGGCGCCGCTGGAGGGCCCGCTGGAGCCGGGCCAGTACTACGACAGCCGCGACCCGTATCACTACATCCGCACCCAGCAGGTGGACAGCGTGCCCTACGTCATCGTGGGCGGCGAGGACCACAAGGTCGGCGGCGAGGAGGACACCGCCTCCTGCTACGCCGAGCTGGAGGCGTACATGCGCGAGCGCTTCCCCGTGAGGCGCATCACCCACCGCTGGTCCGGCCAGGTCATCGAGCCCGCGGACGGTCTGCCCTATATCGGCCGCAACGTGGGCAGCCGCAACGTGTACGTGGCCACGGGCTTCTCCGGCACGGGCATGACGTTCGGCACGCTCGCGGGCATGGTGCTGTCGGACCTCATCCTGGGCAACCAGAACCCCTACGCCGCGCTGTACGAACCGGGCCGCGTGAAGCCCAAGGCCGGCGCCAAGGACTTCATCCAGGAGAACGCCGAGGTGGCCTTCCGCTTCGTCGCGGACCGGCTGTCCAAGCCGGACGGCCACCAGTTGGCGGACGTGGCGCCGGGGGAGGGAAAAATCCTGGAGGTGGATGGCCGCAAGGTGGCCGTGTACCGCGAGGAGGACGGCACGCCGCACGCCGTGTCCCCGGTGTGCACGCACCTGGGCTGCCACGTGCACTGGAACAACGCCGAGCGCACCTGGGACTGCCCCTGCCACGGCGGCCGCTTCAGCCCCACCGGCCGCGTGCTCAACGGCCCCGCCGTGAAGGACCTGTCGTCCGTCAAACTTCCGGTGAAGTGA
- a CDS encoding ATP-binding protein, with amino-acid sequence MASPAPLPPAEVDPGARLVLAEHLLACESAVACARAVVEWLARRHGAPAACVGPGEGAPTSVCLASEGLTGAQQAALARAWDAPGSPLSTFRTRPGARWLAADALEGAAMPGGFLAVPLGRPGATAVALLMVGLPGPAVPEDVAWVASSAGPHLARQLASDARAPRRPEPDRLLRRVINAVSDPVLLTDTEGTLLFANARAEGLLVAGPDASPGRTRAVELNQRLFRETLAQGGTTVHRREVPLVDPLEGMDLLFELVTTPVLAPDGPSVVVSVLRNLTDLGRATQALGESYRQLRATEREARSDRHRLDRVLDSVADPIILTDPAGGMVMMNDPAERLFAWPQAQGTSGEGTADEAILRRVRANDALFASFLGNLLGPVNASVSRWKSQLTLDDPGTGSPVPMEAMANKVLGDGGELTGIVTVFHDRSEVLERARLLERVKEVSSELEARVQSATAELAEQNEKLRRQAIQLEQASAAKSQFLANMSHEFRTPLNAILGYTNMLLQGVSGEMTPPQRRNLTRIDSNGRHLLEVINEILDITRIEAGRMPLHLSDFGIPELLQEVMAEMDPIIARSKLTVETRLDASLPGVWSDRQKVKQIVLNLLSNALKFTHEGGVHIAAEYQNATGTVAISVKDTGIGIDVSNQEKIFEDFQQVDSSPTRAYGGTGLGLSICRRLAAMLGGRVSLQSAPGQGSTFTLHFPRRARRT; translated from the coding sequence GTGGCGTCCCCAGCCCCGCTGCCCCCCGCCGAAGTCGACCCCGGGGCTCGCCTCGTGCTCGCCGAGCACCTGCTCGCCTGCGAGTCCGCCGTCGCCTGTGCGCGGGCGGTCGTGGAGTGGCTCGCGCGCAGGCATGGCGCGCCGGCCGCCTGTGTCGGTCCCGGGGAGGGCGCGCCCACGTCCGTGTGCCTCGCCAGCGAGGGGCTGACGGGCGCGCAGCAGGCCGCGCTGGCCCGGGCGTGGGATGCACCGGGCTCGCCGCTCTCCACCTTCCGCACGCGTCCCGGGGCGCGGTGGCTGGCGGCGGACGCGCTGGAGGGCGCGGCGATGCCGGGCGGCTTCCTCGCGGTGCCGCTGGGCCGGCCCGGAGCCACGGCCGTGGCGCTGCTGATGGTGGGGCTGCCCGGCCCGGCCGTGCCAGAGGACGTGGCGTGGGTGGCGTCCTCGGCGGGGCCGCACCTGGCCCGGCAGCTGGCGTCGGATGCGCGGGCGCCGCGCCGCCCGGAGCCGGACCGGCTGCTTCGCCGGGTCATCAACGCGGTGTCGGATCCGGTGCTGCTGACGGACACGGAGGGCACGCTGCTCTTCGCCAACGCCCGCGCGGAAGGCCTGCTGGTGGCGGGCCCGGACGCGAGCCCCGGCCGCACGCGGGCGGTGGAGCTCAACCAGCGGCTGTTCCGGGAGACGCTCGCGCAGGGCGGCACCACGGTGCACCGGCGCGAGGTGCCGCTGGTGGATCCGCTGGAGGGCATGGACCTGCTCTTCGAGCTGGTCACCACGCCGGTGCTGGCCCCGGACGGGCCGTCCGTGGTGGTGAGCGTGCTGCGCAACCTCACGGACCTGGGCCGCGCCACGCAGGCGCTGGGAGAGAGCTACCGGCAGCTGCGCGCCACGGAGCGCGAGGCCCGCAGCGACCGCCACCGCCTGGACCGCGTGCTGGACTCGGTGGCGGACCCCATCATCCTCACCGACCCCGCGGGCGGCATGGTGATGATGAACGACCCGGCCGAGCGCCTCTTCGCGTGGCCCCAGGCCCAGGGCACCTCGGGCGAGGGCACGGCGGACGAGGCCATCCTGCGGCGGGTGCGCGCCAACGACGCCCTCTTCGCGTCGTTCCTCGGCAACCTGCTGGGCCCGGTGAACGCGAGCGTGTCGCGCTGGAAGAGCCAGCTCACCCTGGACGACCCGGGCACCGGCTCGCCCGTGCCCATGGAGGCCATGGCCAACAAGGTGCTGGGAGACGGCGGCGAACTGACGGGCATCGTCACCGTCTTCCACGACCGCTCGGAGGTGCTGGAGCGGGCGCGGCTGCTGGAGCGCGTGAAGGAGGTCTCCAGCGAGCTGGAGGCGCGCGTGCAGTCCGCCACCGCGGAGCTGGCGGAGCAGAACGAGAAGCTGCGCCGGCAGGCCATCCAGTTGGAGCAGGCGAGCGCGGCCAAGTCGCAGTTCCTGGCCAACATGTCGCACGAGTTCCGCACGCCGCTCAACGCCATCCTCGGCTACACGAACATGCTCCTGCAGGGCGTGTCCGGGGAGATGACGCCGCCGCAGCGCCGCAACCTCACGCGCATCGACTCCAACGGGCGGCACCTGCTGGAGGTCATCAACGAAATCCTGGACATCACCCGCATCGAAGCCGGGCGGATGCCGCTGCACCTGTCGGACTTCGGCATCCCGGAGCTGCTCCAGGAGGTGATGGCGGAGATGGACCCCATCATCGCGCGCAGCAAGCTGACGGTGGAGACGCGGCTGGACGCGTCGCTGCCGGGGGTGTGGAGCGACCGACAGAAGGTGAAGCAGATTGTCCTCAACCTGTTGTCCAACGCGCTGAAGTTCACGCACGAGGGCGGCGTGCACATCGCGGCGGAGTATCAGAACGCCACCGGCACCGTGGCCATCTCGGTGAAGGACACAGGGATTGGAATCGACGTGTCGAACCAGGAGAAGATCTTCGAGGACTTCCAGCAGGTGGACAGCTCCCCCACGCGAGCCTATGGGGGCACGGGCCTGGGCCTCTCCATCTGCCGCCGTCTGGCCGCGATGCTGGGGGGACGCGTCTCCCTCCAGAGCGCTCCGGGCCAGGGTTCGACCTTCACCCTGCACTTTCCACGACGCGCGAGACGGACATGA
- a CDS encoding GvpL/GvpF family gas vesicle protein, giving the protein MTTKTPAESSRETRAHYLYGIVREDGGWEPDLAGLGSAPVRTVREAGLAALVSDVAGPRVVPTREHLLMHQRVTEAVVREHTLVPVAFGTVLPTEERVRELLRVARAPLTRALSELEGRVELGLKVYCHGDALTRRLVEANPELSRGASEPEEDHEARLELALRDCTTKDLDVLKAGLRPLAEAMHEAPPLGERMMLNAAFLVDRTRVAAFEARVTSLVARLDAYTFRFTGPWPAYSFVDVRLDVESVSDAR; this is encoded by the coding sequence ATGACGACGAAGACCCCGGCGGAGTCCTCGCGGGAAACGCGGGCGCACTACCTCTACGGCATCGTGCGCGAGGACGGCGGCTGGGAGCCGGACCTCGCGGGGCTGGGCTCGGCGCCGGTGCGCACGGTGCGGGAGGCAGGCCTCGCGGCGCTGGTGTCCGACGTCGCGGGCCCTCGGGTGGTGCCCACGCGGGAGCACCTGTTGATGCACCAGCGCGTCACCGAGGCCGTGGTGCGCGAGCACACGCTGGTGCCGGTGGCCTTCGGGACGGTGCTGCCGACGGAGGAGCGCGTGCGGGAGCTGTTGCGCGTGGCGCGCGCCCCGCTGACCCGGGCGCTGTCGGAGCTGGAGGGCCGGGTGGAGCTGGGGCTGAAGGTGTACTGCCACGGCGACGCGCTGACGCGCCGGCTGGTGGAGGCGAACCCGGAGCTGTCGCGCGGGGCTTCGGAGCCCGAGGAGGACCACGAGGCGCGGCTGGAGCTGGCGCTGCGCGACTGCACCACGAAGGACCTGGACGTCCTGAAGGCGGGCCTGCGTCCGCTGGCGGAGGCCATGCACGAGGCGCCGCCCCTGGGTGAGCGGATGATGTTGAACGCGGCCTTCCTGGTGGACCGCACGCGGGTGGCCGCGTTCGAGGCGCGGGTGACGTCGCTGGTGGCTCGGCTGGACGCGTACACGTTCCGGTTCACGGGGCCGTGGCCGGCGTACAGCTTCGTGGACGTGCGGCTGGACGTGGAGTCGGTGTCCGACGCGCGGTGA
- a CDS encoding DNA-3-methyladenine glycosylase family protein codes for MPRAPVSAPVSLPDAFTPAVRRALVRADPVLGTLFKTVGRFRLELSPLHSPFEALAHSIVYQQLHGRAAATIFGRVCERVGKGKAFTPQKLLALPDATLREAGLSANKLLAMQDLARKTVDGTVPTLARVRRMSDADLIEHLTQVRGIGQWTVEMLLIFRLGRPDVLPVDDYGVRKGFMVLHGLKEQPKPKALLAYGERWRPYRSIVSWYLWRAADLPVGTFAPPEAS; via the coding sequence ATGCCGCGCGCTCCTGTTTCCGCCCCTGTATCGCTGCCGGATGCGTTCACGCCCGCCGTGCGCCGCGCCCTCGTGCGCGCGGACCCCGTGCTGGGCACGCTGTTCAAGACGGTGGGCCGCTTCCGCCTGGAGCTGAGCCCGCTGCACAGCCCCTTCGAGGCGCTGGCGCACTCCATCGTCTACCAGCAGCTCCACGGCCGCGCGGCGGCGACCATCTTCGGCCGCGTCTGCGAGCGGGTGGGGAAGGGCAAGGCCTTCACGCCCCAGAAGCTGCTCGCGCTGCCGGACGCCACCCTGCGCGAGGCCGGGCTGTCCGCGAACAAGCTGCTGGCCATGCAGGACCTGGCGCGCAAGACGGTGGACGGCACGGTGCCGACGCTCGCGCGCGTGCGCCGCATGTCCGACGCGGACCTCATCGAGCACCTCACGCAGGTGCGCGGCATTGGCCAGTGGACCGTGGAGATGCTGCTCATCTTCCGCCTGGGCCGGCCGGACGTGCTGCCCGTGGACGACTACGGCGTGCGCAAGGGCTTCATGGTCCTGCACGGCCTGAAGGAACAGCCCAAGCCCAAGGCGCTGCTCGCGTACGGCGAGCGGTGGCGCCCGTACCGGAGCATCGTGAGCTGGTACCTGTGGCGGGCGGCGGACCTGCCCGTGGGCACCTTCGCACCGCCGGAGGCCAGCTAG
- a CDS encoding GFA family protein, whose amino-acid sequence MAEMKTYTGGCHCGQVRYEATTDLQQVVTCNCSYCHKTGSVLTFVPPEQFKSLSGADHVKTYLFNKKVINHLHCPTCGVESYATGKGPDGKAMYAINLRCVDGVDISTLKPFQYNGRDA is encoded by the coding sequence ATGGCGGAGATGAAGACGTATACGGGCGGCTGCCACTGTGGACAGGTCCGCTACGAGGCGACCACGGACCTGCAGCAGGTGGTGACCTGCAACTGTTCCTACTGCCACAAGACGGGCTCGGTGCTGACGTTCGTCCCGCCGGAGCAGTTCAAGTCCCTCTCCGGCGCGGACCACGTGAAGACCTACCTGTTCAACAAGAAGGTCATCAACCACCTGCACTGCCCCACCTGCGGCGTGGAGTCCTACGCCACCGGCAAGGGTCCGGATGGCAAGGCGATGTACGCCATCAACCTGCGCTGCGTGGACGGCGTGGACATCTCCACGCTCAAGCCCTTCCAGTACAACGGCCGGGACGCGTAG
- a CDS encoding zinc-dependent alcohol dehydrogenase, with the protein MRALTYQGPYRVQVEQKPDPRIEHPQDVVLKVTRAAICGSDLHLLHGLVPDTRVGCTFGHEFTGVVEEVGKEVAQLKKGDRVVVPFNISCGTCFYCQRGLTGNCENSNPGSDVASGVYGYSHTTGGFDGGQAEYVRVPFADVGPMKIPDDMDDESVLFLSDILPTGYQAAEMGEIKGGETVVVFGAGPVGLFAMKSAWLMGAGRVVAVDHVPYRLEFARKFANVETVNFKEVGDIVLHLKEMFDGRGPDVCIDAVGMEAEGSRAHRVLGLGLKLEAGAPTVIEWCINTVRKGGNVSIIGVYGPPWNFVPIGTAMNKGLTLRMNQANTRRYMPHLLEHIQKGRIDAKGIITHRFPLEQAPDAYHLFAQKRDGCVKCVLMPHGHA; encoded by the coding sequence ATGCGTGCACTCACCTACCAGGGTCCCTATCGCGTCCAGGTGGAGCAGAAGCCGGACCCCCGCATCGAGCATCCCCAGGACGTCGTGCTGAAGGTGACCCGCGCCGCCATCTGCGGCTCGGACCTGCACCTCTTGCACGGGCTGGTGCCGGACACGCGCGTGGGCTGCACCTTCGGCCATGAATTCACCGGCGTGGTGGAGGAGGTGGGCAAGGAGGTCGCGCAGCTGAAGAAGGGCGACCGCGTGGTGGTGCCCTTCAACATCTCCTGCGGCACCTGCTTCTACTGCCAGCGCGGCCTCACCGGGAACTGCGAGAACAGCAACCCCGGCAGCGACGTGGCCTCCGGCGTCTACGGGTACTCGCACACCACGGGCGGCTTCGACGGCGGCCAGGCCGAGTACGTGCGCGTGCCCTTCGCCGACGTGGGGCCCATGAAGATTCCGGACGACATGGACGACGAGTCCGTCCTCTTCCTCTCCGACATCCTGCCCACCGGCTACCAGGCCGCGGAGATGGGCGAAATCAAAGGCGGTGAGACGGTCGTCGTCTTCGGCGCGGGCCCGGTGGGCCTCTTCGCGATGAAGTCCGCGTGGCTGATGGGCGCGGGCCGCGTGGTGGCGGTGGACCACGTGCCGTACCGCCTGGAGTTCGCGCGGAAGTTCGCCAACGTGGAGACGGTGAACTTCAAGGAGGTGGGCGACATCGTCCTGCACCTGAAGGAGATGTTCGACGGCCGCGGCCCGGACGTCTGCATCGACGCGGTGGGCATGGAGGCGGAGGGCTCGCGCGCGCACCGCGTGCTGGGCCTGGGGCTGAAGCTGGAGGCCGGCGCGCCCACCGTCATCGAGTGGTGCATCAACACCGTGCGCAAGGGCGGCAACGTCTCCATCATCGGCGTGTACGGGCCGCCGTGGAACTTCGTGCCCATTGGCACCGCGATGAACAAGGGCCTGACGCTGCGCATGAACCAGGCGAACACGCGCCGGTACATGCCGCACCTGCTGGAGCACATCCAGAAGGGCCGCATCGACGCGAAGGGCATCATCACCCACCGCTTCCCGCTGGAGCAGGCGCCGGACGCCTACCACCTGTTCGCGCAGAAGCGCGACGGGTGCGTGAAGTGCGTGCTCATGCCGCACGGCCACGCGTGA
- a CDS encoding Gldg family protein: MSTPASFGTGLAATGAFVAGLVAVFLAERVLGVGSGRVALAALGTAGVVAATAWRAVRMISAPSERRALERWVLALYVVGLAALVLYFVKGDVGTALFGEPLSRSSPKLSGVLAVLFPALLLCSLVPLAMVEAAVAAMARAPVPETGRVKSALFSGLGVVFVVVFAFAATYVATQADATWDLSYFRTAKAGDATRKLVRGLNEPLQVTLFFPPANEVGEAVRQYFRDLEPESPQLAVEALDQAVEPARGKALGVSSNGSVVLARGDRREILTLGLDPERARGQLQRLDAEVQRRLLAVAKPRRIVYLTGGHGERADTRPVPGEAARPSVAQFKELLRSQNVDVRTLTVAEGLGSAVPGDAAMVAVLGPTRELLPEEATALREYWERGGRLWIVLEPDGAALEPLLQPMGLKSLRVPLANDRVFFRTTRQLSDRGNLGTASFSSHPSVTSLSALGSQGAVAFVGAVALEPVTPPVPGVLLDTSVRAHGETFADRNGDFEPEAGETAKAWPLVVAVERPVGEGKPASRAVVMADADALGDGILGNVGNAYLAVDTLRWLSGEEALSGVTTSEEDVPLQHTRSQDVVWFYATVFGMPVAVLAVGSFMTRRRGRRAPRSAAAVGGAR, translated from the coding sequence ATGAGCACGCCGGCCTCTTTCGGGACGGGGCTCGCCGCGACTGGTGCGTTCGTCGCGGGGCTCGTGGCCGTGTTCCTCGCGGAGCGCGTGCTGGGCGTGGGCTCCGGACGCGTGGCGCTGGCCGCGCTGGGCACCGCCGGGGTGGTGGCCGCGACGGCGTGGAGAGCGGTGCGGATGATCTCCGCGCCTTCCGAGCGTCGCGCGCTGGAGCGGTGGGTGCTCGCGCTGTACGTCGTGGGCCTGGCCGCGCTGGTGCTCTACTTCGTGAAGGGGGACGTGGGGACGGCGCTCTTCGGTGAGCCGCTGTCGCGTTCCTCGCCGAAGCTGTCGGGGGTGCTGGCGGTGCTGTTCCCGGCGCTGCTGCTGTGCTCGCTGGTGCCGCTGGCGATGGTGGAGGCCGCGGTCGCGGCGATGGCGCGGGCGCCGGTGCCGGAGACGGGCCGGGTGAAGAGCGCGCTGTTCTCCGGGCTGGGCGTGGTGTTCGTCGTCGTGTTCGCGTTCGCGGCGACGTACGTGGCCACGCAGGCGGACGCGACGTGGGACCTGTCGTACTTCCGCACCGCGAAGGCGGGCGATGCCACGCGCAAGCTGGTGCGCGGCCTCAACGAGCCGTTGCAGGTGACGCTCTTCTTCCCGCCGGCCAACGAGGTGGGCGAGGCGGTGCGGCAGTACTTCCGCGACCTGGAGCCGGAGAGTCCGCAGCTGGCCGTGGAGGCGTTGGACCAGGCGGTGGAGCCCGCGCGCGGCAAGGCCCTGGGTGTCAGCAGCAACGGCTCCGTGGTGCTGGCGCGAGGGGACCGCAGGGAGATCCTCACGCTGGGCCTGGATCCGGAGCGGGCGCGTGGGCAGCTCCAGCGGCTGGACGCGGAGGTGCAGCGGCGGTTGCTGGCGGTGGCGAAGCCCCGGCGCATCGTCTACCTCACGGGCGGACATGGCGAGCGCGCCGACACGCGGCCCGTGCCGGGGGAAGCGGCCCGGCCTTCGGTGGCGCAGTTCAAGGAGCTGCTGCGCTCGCAGAACGTGGACGTGCGCACGCTCACGGTGGCGGAGGGGTTGGGTTCGGCGGTGCCGGGGGACGCGGCGATGGTGGCGGTGCTCGGGCCCACGCGGGAGCTGCTTCCGGAGGAGGCCACGGCGCTGCGCGAGTACTGGGAGCGGGGCGGCCGGCTGTGGATTGTGTTGGAGCCGGACGGGGCGGCGCTGGAGCCGCTGCTCCAGCCGATGGGGCTCAAGTCGCTGCGCGTGCCGCTGGCGAACGACCGCGTGTTCTTCCGCACGACGCGGCAGTTGAGCGACCGCGGCAACCTGGGCACGGCGAGCTTCTCCTCGCATCCGTCGGTGACGTCGCTGTCTGCGCTGGGTTCGCAGGGCGCGGTGGCGTTCGTGGGCGCGGTGGCGCTGGAGCCGGTGACGCCGCCGGTGCCCGGCGTGTTGCTGGACACGAGCGTGCGCGCGCACGGGGAGACGTTCGCGGACCGCAACGGCGACTTCGAGCCGGAGGCGGGGGAGACGGCGAAGGCGTGGCCGTTGGTGGTGGCGGTGGAGCGGCCGGTGGGGGAGGGGAAGCCCGCGTCGCGCGCGGTGGTGATGGCGGACGCGGATGCGTTGGGTGACGGCATCCTGGGCAACGTGGGTAATGCGTATCTCGCGGTGGACACGCTGCGGTGGCTCTCCGGTGAGGAGGCGCTGTCCGGCGTGACGACGAGTGAGGAGGACGTGCCGTTGCAGCACACGCGCTCGCAGGACGTCGTGTGGTTCTACGCGACGGTCTTCGGGATGCCGGTGGCGGTGCTGGCGGTGGGCTCCTTCATGACTCGGCGGCGCGGACGGCGAGCCCCCCGGAGCGCCGCGGCGGTGGGAGGTGCGCGATGA
- a CDS encoding response regulator, with amino-acid sequence MTNTPEKQKPLVLVVDDYQDAREMYAEYLEFSGFRVAEAKNGQEALDKAFELVPDVILMDLSLPVMDGWEATRRLKGDVRTKAIPVVALTGHALKGHTDDANEAGCDAYVTKPCLPDALVDQVKKMIARREAASAR; translated from the coding sequence ATGACGAACACCCCGGAAAAACAGAAGCCGCTCGTCCTGGTGGTGGATGACTACCAGGATGCCCGGGAGATGTACGCGGAGTACCTGGAGTTCTCCGGCTTCCGCGTGGCGGAGGCGAAGAACGGCCAGGAGGCGCTGGACAAGGCCTTCGAGCTGGTGCCGGACGTCATCCTGATGGACCTGTCCTTGCCGGTGATGGACGGCTGGGAGGCGACGCGGCGGCTGAAGGGCGACGTGCGCACGAAGGCCATCCCGGTGGTGGCGCTGACGGGGCACGCGCTGAAGGGCCACACGGACGACGCGAACGAGGCCGGGTGTGACGCGTACGTCACCAAGCCGTGCCTGCCGGACGCGCTGGTGGACCAGGTGAAGAAGATGATTGCCCGGCGCGAGGCGGCATCCGCGCGCTGA
- a CDS encoding hemerythrin domain-containing protein, translating into MNALELIKQQHEEVSKLFKKYEKLGDEADDERQELFEQIADRLGAHAKIEELYLYPALKKDDTEDDLREAVEEHLAVKRLIADLLDMDPSDDEFDAKMKVLQEQVEHHVEEEEKDLFKAARKILTKDQLDDLGVQLEEEYDALMDGEPRNDVPEETEHAAPI; encoded by the coding sequence ATGAACGCGCTGGAACTCATCAAGCAGCAGCATGAAGAGGTGTCCAAGCTCTTCAAGAAGTACGAGAAGCTGGGGGATGAAGCCGACGACGAGCGCCAGGAGCTCTTCGAGCAGATCGCCGACCGGCTGGGCGCGCACGCGAAGATTGAAGAGCTGTACCTCTATCCCGCGCTCAAGAAGGACGACACGGAGGACGACCTGCGCGAGGCCGTGGAGGAGCACCTGGCCGTCAAGCGGCTCATCGCGGACCTGCTGGACATGGATCCGTCGGACGACGAGTTCGACGCGAAGATGAAGGTCCTCCAGGAGCAGGTGGAGCACCACGTCGAGGAGGAGGAGAAGGACCTCTTCAAGGCGGCGCGGAAGATCCTCACCAAGGATCAGCTCGACGACCTGGGCGTCCAGTTGGAGGAGGAATACGACGCGCTGATGGACGGCGAGCCGCGCAACGACGTGCCCGAGGAGACGGAGCACGCCGCGCCCATCTAG
- a CDS encoding ABC transporter permease — protein MKALLIARRELAGYLRTLSGYIILAIILAVNGLFFNAYALGGASKRSAEVLSGFSYYSSGFTIVAAILVSMRLLAEERQTGTLPLLYASPVRDRDIVLGKFLAGLAFLALYLLLTLYMPLLVLVNGKVSFGHVFAGYLGLLLLGSASLAVGTFGSALAKNQLLAAIFSAVMLVALILCWLLARITEQPLSDVFSAMSLWNQHFPPFQAGLIHVRDVVYYLVVTYVALFAATRVLEARRWR, from the coding sequence GTGAAGGCGCTTCTGATTGCGCGCCGCGAGCTGGCCGGCTACCTGCGCACGCTCAGTGGCTACATCATCCTGGCCATCATCCTCGCGGTGAACGGGCTGTTCTTCAACGCGTACGCCCTGGGCGGCGCGAGCAAGAGGTCCGCGGAGGTGCTGTCCGGGTTCTCCTACTACTCGAGCGGCTTCACCATCGTGGCGGCCATCCTCGTGTCCATGCGGCTGCTCGCGGAGGAGCGGCAGACGGGCACGCTGCCGCTGTTGTACGCGTCGCCGGTGCGGGACCGGGACATCGTGCTGGGCAAGTTCCTGGCGGGGCTCGCGTTCCTGGCGCTGTACCTGCTGCTGACGCTCTACATGCCGCTCCTGGTGCTGGTGAACGGCAAGGTGTCCTTCGGGCACGTGTTCGCGGGCTACCTGGGGTTGCTGCTGCTGGGCAGCGCGTCGCTGGCGGTGGGCACGTTCGGTTCGGCGCTGGCGAAGAACCAGCTGCTCGCGGCCATCTTCTCCGCGGTGATGCTGGTGGCGCTCATCCTGTGCTGGCTGCTGGCGCGTATCACCGAGCAGCCGCTGTCGGACGTCTTCAGTGCGATGTCGCTGTGGAACCAGCATTTCCCCCCGTTCCAGGCAGGGCTCATCCACGTGCGGGACGTCGTCTACTACCTGGTCGTGACCTACGTCGCGCTGTTCGCGGCGACACGGGTGCTGGAAGCGCGGAGGTGGCGATGA